The Anomalospiza imberbis isolate Cuckoo-Finch-1a 21T00152 chromosome 7, ASM3175350v1, whole genome shotgun sequence genome has a window encoding:
- the LOC137476882 gene encoding protein mono-ADP-ribosyltransferase PARP14-like isoform X1 encodes MEGQRPCAFPLLVRGDWGPAEPPPALRMKLLCYFQSQKRSGGGECELRAGTDTGAGHILVCFARPEDKQRVLERRSHELHLGGEGKLRLIVTEPETAQATKEETLEGKSIPTKALDTMSSLQTKDDTKALKKAGSFVPNSELQEEVDSAEASPLVVFENIERCSPSCLQMLLENISGLTVDADFTVELIPERNVAVVTFIKNIDTKEFVEKCSQHKRVREFKMTAWLLESTQSIKAENLPGSISKDYLTVYFESARNGGGPVSDVQLFPEENSAIITFCDHKDLTTILEKQHLLEQTVISVHPYYHSLGTALYGEERPAVKMPDPIGVPLDPYVWQFLQRHANLTQDINKEMAVCHSELKWPQADCANPEVTLCPSPSLCKQKKPMVKLLKTWQQDASTEFLRIMARYIAIKCKVNSSGWEDVKKRLLKDAALIITDISEEMVVIAGNRAAVDSAEKEVRQCMKQSEREKQNIEISVSVIPGKYAVLHNAGLEENIQKEYPCLKLFYDDKKKTVQLCGLPAEVYKIKAELLEKVLSMPCTSVTIDPHVLHYLQCVDNKKTSDELFIREKINSFYELQDDTVLLYGDTHKDLLEAEKQIKMGLEYKYISMEDGDITKRDQWRNLLLSVLKTYNSSQEMVINWQSVGKEKKMIIAGFSKAVTEVYQRLNDFVDRNTIIEKVIPANSEVIVQYVENEESGVCEELEKKGVTVHFDTKTPCISLRGPRAEVSEAFIVFEKIVSSLYSKNVPIDKPGAKEFFTERKDLCILEAKQKFSCLIRIKEEEEEEKGGKAGDKVKRKVYYEKNLPGGIVVGVYKGNLCDYPVDVVVNASNEKLNHIGGLADALARAAGPVLQEECDELVRKLGSLQAGCAVITRAGKLPCKNVIHAVGPRWSEKESQKCVWLLKKTVKKCLHLADIYNHRSIALPAISGGIYGFPPQICADSIVSSIRETLEEFTEERSLKEVHLVSNSEEIVQILRETVRKVFSTKSFSPKWMMLKKSHKENRKGDLKMITTNEGLCIRVEKKNIQEAVTDVVVNSVGTDLQFGEGPLCKALLERAGPALKDEFDTKKQSQAAGPGSVVCTSGCAMACKSIFHAILPKWSDVQTNKVLEDAINFCLKKTEELGLKSITFPAIGAGGFGFPKLIVSKLMFDVVFKFSSSHTRKNLQEVHFLLYPQDTDNIQAFTAELELRADGSCNAAAAQPSFIRPVSAELLGVHEMKIGPITLQVISGDITKEDTEVIVNISNSSFDSKTGVFKAIMDAAGSQVAQECALNAGQSQNGFITTQGGNLLCSKIIHLITNNQVKSQVSKVLHECEQRMYKSVAFPAIGTGQAGLSSAKVADEMLDAIVEFARQKSVQHLQAIKIVIFQTNMLTDFYESMKKREDSDTSTSESWLSMFKSFFWGRKQSSQKKKSLILEKKVNLVTFQICGESQEKVDATESWIKDLILREQFESTISDEAIENFDETQFAILENLQRGKQVTIEILNKLSPPQIKISGISRDVCSVSLQVQDMVHQIKSTEEEQSKAELLYNLVEWRYLGSHDSFVAFDKLTNMQLEYAKRAKKTHLNIKIRKKNYKVDLNTLKATDDQGKIKILQRVTKDEDMKSIELPKEWTDMQNEHIKVVELKPSHPEYTTVEKMFKTTCPNFNIEKIERIQNCILWQTYQLKKKFICKKNKNPNNEKLLFHGTAASSLRLINSYGFNRGYAGKNAAAIGDGTYFAVNACYSAQNTYSVPDANGKKYMYLARVLTGQYCAGSPGLKAPPPRSQTDPTDLYDSVVDNTLNPTMFVIFNDIQAYPQYLITFKY; translated from the exons aCAAGCAGCGAGTTCTTGAGAGACGGTCTCATGAGTTGCATttaggaggagaaggaaaattgAGGTTGATTGTCACAGAGCCTGAAACAGCACAAGCTACTAAAGAGGAGACACTTGAAGGAAAATCAATTCCCACTAAG gCTTTGGATACCATGAGCAGCCTTCAAACAAAAG ATGATACAAAAGCTTTGAAGAAAGCTGGGAGTTTTGTCCCAAACAGTGAACTCCAGGAGGAGGTTGACTCTGCAGAGGCCTCACCTTTGGTGGTATTTGAGAACATAGAGAGATGCAGTCCAAGCTGCTTACAGATGCTGTTGGAGAACATCAGTGGCCTGACTGTAGATGCTGACTTTACTGTTGAACTGATACCTGAAAGAAATGTTGCTGTAGTtacatttataaaaaatattg ATACTAAGGAATTTGTCGAAAAATGTTCACAACACAAGAGAGTCAGAGAATTCAAAATGACTGCCTGGCTTCTTGAATCAACACAGAGCATCAAGGCTGAAAACCTACCAGGGAGCATTTCCAAAGACTACCTCACAGTGTACTTTGAGAGCGCACGGAACGGAGGGGGGCCCGTGTCAGATGTCCAGCTCTTCCCCGAGGAGAACTCAGCCATCATTACATTCTGTGACCACAAAG ATCTAACCACGATCTTGGAAAAGCAACATTTACTGGAACAGACGGTGATTTCTGTGCATCCATATTACCACTCCCTGGGAACAGCTCTCTATGGAGAAGAAAGACCAGCTGTCAAGATGCCAGACCCCATTGGGGTGCCACTAGACCCATATGTATGGCAGTTTTTACAAAGGCATGCCAATCTGACCCAAGACATAAACAAGGAGATGGCAGTTTGCCATTCTGAgctcaaatggcctcaagcaGACTGTGCAAACCCAGAAGTTACGTTGTGCCCATCACCATCTCTCTGCAAGCAGAAAAAGCCAATGGTTAAGTTGCTCAAGACATGGCAGCAAGATGCTTCCACTGAGTTCTTGCGTATCATGGCACGTTACATAGCTATAAAATGTAAAGTCAATTCATCAGGTtgggaagatgtgaaaaaaaGGTTGTTGAAGGATGCTGCTCTGATCATAACTGATATTTCTGAGGAGATGGTGGTGATTGCAGGCAACAGAGCAGCAGTGGACAGTGCAGAGAAAGAAGTGAGGCAATGCATGAAgcaaagtgaaagagaaaaacagaacatAGAAATTTCTGTGTCAGTGATCCCAGGGAAGTATGCTGTGCTGCACAATGCTGGGTTAGAAGAGAATATTCAGAAGGAATATCCATGCCTAAAGCTCTTTTATGATGACAAAAAAAAGACTGTTCAGTTGTGTGGATTACCTGCAGAAGTATATAAAATCAAAGCTGAGTTACTGGAAAAGGTATTGAGTATGCCATGTACATCAGTTACCATTGACCCCCATGTTTTGCACTATCTACAGTGTGtagataataaaaaaacatCAGATGAGTTATTCATTagagaaaaaattaacagtttttATGAACTTCAGGATGATACTGTGTTGCTATATGGAGATACTCACAAAGATCTTCTAGaagcagaaaagcaaataaaaatgggGTTAGAATACAAGTACATCAGTATGGAGGATGGTGACATCACTAAAAGGGATCAGTGGAGGAATCTTCTTCTCTCCGTGCTCAAGACATATAATTCTTCCCAGGAAATGGTCATCAATTGGCAATCtgttggaaaagaaaagaaaatgattATTGCTGGCTTTTCTAAGGCCGTAACAGAGGTTTATCAGAGACTTAATGATTTTGTAGATAGAAACACAATCATTGAAAAAGTAATCCCAGCTAATTCAGAGGTGATAGTGCAGTATGTAGAGAATGAGGAGTCCGGTGTTTGTGAAGAATTGGAGAAGAAAGGTGTGACAGTACATTTTGACACCAAGACACCATGTATTTCCCTGAGGGGACCAAGAGCAGAAGTCTCAGAAGCCTTCATCGTGTTTGAAAAAATTGTCTCATCCCTTTACTCAAAAAATGTGCCAATTGATAAACCAGGGGCAAAGGAGTTCTTCACTGAGAGGAAAGATTTATGTATTTTAGAGGCAAAGCAGAAATTTAGCTGCCTCATTAGGAttaaggaagaagaagaagaagaaaagggtgGAAAAGCTGGTGataaagtgaaaagaaaagTCTACTATGAAAAAAACCTGCCAGGTGGAATTGTGGTAGGAGTGTATAAAGGTAACTTGTGTGACTACCCTGTTGATGTTGTGGTGAATGCATCTAATGAAAAACTAAACCACATTGGTGGCCTGGCTGATGCACTGGCAAGAGCAGCTGGGCCAGTACTGCAGGAGGAGTgtgatgagctggtgaggaagctCGGGAGTTTGCAGGCCGGCTGCGCAGTGATCACGCGCGCCGGGAAACTGCCCTGCAAGAACGTCATTCACGCTGTCGGGCCCAGGTGGAGCGAGAAGGAATCACAAAAGTGCGTGTGGTTGTTGAAAAAGACAGTGAAAAAATGTTTACACCTAGCTGATATATACAATCATCGTTCCATAGCTCTGCCTGCTATAAGTGGAGGGATTTATGGCTTTCCACCACAGATCTGTGCGGATTCAATTGTATCCTCCATCAGGGAGACCTTGGAAGAATTCACGGAGGAGAGAAGCTTGAAGGAGGTCCATCTCGTGAGCAATTCAGAAGAAATTGTTCAGATTCTGAGGGAGACAGtaagaaaagtattttcaacTAAATCATTCTCCCCAAAATGgatgatgctgaaaaaaagccacaaggaaaatagaaaagggGATCTGAAGATGATTACAACAAATGAAGGACTTTGCATCCGagtggagaagaaaaatattcaggaaGCCGTG ACGGATGTTGTTGTCAACAGCGTTGGCACAGATCTGCAGTTTGGCGAGGGGCCTCTTTGCAAAGCCTTGCTGGAAAGAGCTGGGCCAGCTCTCAAAGATGAGTTTGACACCAAGAAACAAAGTCAGGCTGCTGGTCCTGGGAGTGTGGTCTGCACCAGTGGATGTGCTATGGCCTGCAAGTCCATCTTTCATGCCATACTACCAAAGTGGAGTGACGTACAGACAAACAAg GTCCTAGAAGATGCAATCAATTTCTGCttaaagaaaactgaagaacTTGGACTGAAATCAATCACTTTCCCAGCTATTGGGGCTGGAGGATTTGGATTTCCTAAACTCATTGTTTCTAAGTTAATGTTTGATGTGGTATTCAAGTTCAGTAGTAGTCACACTCGGAAGAATCTCCAGGAAGTTCATTTTCTCTTGTATCCACAAGATACTGATAACATTCAG gCTTTTACTGCTGAACTAGAACTTAGGGCAGATGGAAGTTGCAATGCcgcagcagcacagccaa GTTTCATTAGGCCTGTTTCTGCTGAACTATTGGGAGTTCATGAAATGAAGATTGGTCCCATCACACTCCAAGTAATTAGTGGTGATATTACCAAGGAAGATACAGAGGTTATTGTAAACATATCAAATTCATCATTTGATTCCAAAACAG GGGTCTTCAAAGCAATTATGGATGCTGCTGGTTCCCAGGTAGCACAGGAATGTGCTCTAAATG CTGGGCAGTCTCAAAATGGCTTTATTACTACACAGGGTGGGAACCTGTTGTGCAGTAAAATCATCCATTTGATTACCAATAATCAGGTGAAGAGTCAGGTCTCCAAAGTGCTTCATGAGTGTGAACAAAGGATGTACAAATCTGTTGCCTTCCCAGCTATTGGAACAG gTCAGGCAGGACTGAGTTCAGCCAAGGTAGCTGATGAAATGTTGGATGCCATAGTGGAATTTGCAAGACAAAAATCAGTACAGCATTTACAGGCAATTAAGATCGTGATCTTCCAGACAAATATGCTCACGGACTTCTATGAAAGcatgaagaaaagagaagattCAGATACATCCACATCAGAGTCGTGGTTATCTATGTTTAAAT CCTTTTTCTGGGGCAGAAAACAATCTTCTCAGAAGAAAAAGTCCCTGATTTTGGAGAAGAAAGTTAATTTAGTCACATTTCAAATTTGTGGAGAAAGCCAAGAAAAGGTGGATGCAACTGAGTCCTGGATAAAGGATTTAATTTTAAGGGAACAGTTTGAAAGCACTATTTCAGATGAGGCAATTGAAAATTTTGATGAGACGCAATTTGCCATTTTGGAAAATCTCCAGAGAGGAAAGCAAGTCACCATTGAGATTTTAAATAAGCTTTCTCCCCCTCAAATTAAAATTTCTGGTATTAGCAGGGATGTCTGTTCCGTTTCTCTACAAGTTCAAGATATGGTCCATCAAATTAAGTCTACTGAAGAAGAGCAATCCAAGGCAGAGCTTCTTTATAACCTGGTAGAATGGAGGTATCTAGGAAGCCACGATAGCTTTGTTGCTTTTGATAAACTGACAAATATGCAGCTGGAGTATGCCAAAAGGGCTAAAAAAACACATCTGAATATCAAAATTAGAAAGAAGAACTACAAGGTGGATCTGAATACTCTAAAGGCTACTGATGaccaaggaaaaattaaaatccttcaaCGTGTGACAAAGGATGAAG ATATGAAGTCAATAGAGCTCCCTAAGGAGTGGACAGACATGCAAAATGAACATATCAAAGTGGTGGAGCTCAAGCCATCACATCCTGAATATACAACAGTTGAGAAGATGTTTAAGACAACATGTCCCAATTTTAACATAGAGAAG ATTGAAAGAATACAAAATTGCATCCTCTGGCAGACATaccaattaaagaaaaaatttatctgtaaaaagaacaaaaatccaaataatGAGAAGTTGCTATTTCATGGGACAGCTGCATCCTCATTGAGGTTGATTAACTCCTATGGATTTAATCGTGGGTATGCTGGAAAGAATG CTGCAGCCATTGGAGATGGAACCTACTTTGCTGTCAATGCATGTTACTCTGCTCAGAATACTTATTCCGTTCCAGATGCGAATGGCAAAAAATACATGTACTTGGCTCGGGTCCTGACTGGGCAGtactgtgctgggagcccagggctAAAGGCTCCACCACCAAGGAGCCAAACAGATCCTACTGACCTGTACGACAGTGTGGTTGATAACACACTTAATCCAACAATGTTTGTCATATTTAATGACATTCAGGCATATCCACAATACCTTATTACTTTCAAATATTAG
- the LOC137476882 gene encoding protein mono-ADP-ribosyltransferase PARP14-like isoform X2 produces the protein MSSLQTKDDTKALKKAGSFVPNSELQEEVDSAEASPLVVFENIERCSPSCLQMLLENISGLTVDADFTVELIPERNVAVVTFIKNIDTKEFVEKCSQHKRVREFKMTAWLLESTQSIKAENLPGSISKDYLTVYFESARNGGGPVSDVQLFPEENSAIITFCDHKDLTTILEKQHLLEQTVISVHPYYHSLGTALYGEERPAVKMPDPIGVPLDPYVWQFLQRHANLTQDINKEMAVCHSELKWPQADCANPEVTLCPSPSLCKQKKPMVKLLKTWQQDASTEFLRIMARYIAIKCKVNSSGWEDVKKRLLKDAALIITDISEEMVVIAGNRAAVDSAEKEVRQCMKQSEREKQNIEISVSVIPGKYAVLHNAGLEENIQKEYPCLKLFYDDKKKTVQLCGLPAEVYKIKAELLEKVLSMPCTSVTIDPHVLHYLQCVDNKKTSDELFIREKINSFYELQDDTVLLYGDTHKDLLEAEKQIKMGLEYKYISMEDGDITKRDQWRNLLLSVLKTYNSSQEMVINWQSVGKEKKMIIAGFSKAVTEVYQRLNDFVDRNTIIEKVIPANSEVIVQYVENEESGVCEELEKKGVTVHFDTKTPCISLRGPRAEVSEAFIVFEKIVSSLYSKNVPIDKPGAKEFFTERKDLCILEAKQKFSCLIRIKEEEEEEKGGKAGDKVKRKVYYEKNLPGGIVVGVYKGNLCDYPVDVVVNASNEKLNHIGGLADALARAAGPVLQEECDELVRKLGSLQAGCAVITRAGKLPCKNVIHAVGPRWSEKESQKCVWLLKKTVKKCLHLADIYNHRSIALPAISGGIYGFPPQICADSIVSSIRETLEEFTEERSLKEVHLVSNSEEIVQILRETVRKVFSTKSFSPKWMMLKKSHKENRKGDLKMITTNEGLCIRVEKKNIQEAVTDVVVNSVGTDLQFGEGPLCKALLERAGPALKDEFDTKKQSQAAGPGSVVCTSGCAMACKSIFHAILPKWSDVQTNKVLEDAINFCLKKTEELGLKSITFPAIGAGGFGFPKLIVSKLMFDVVFKFSSSHTRKNLQEVHFLLYPQDTDNIQAFTAELELRADGSCNAAAAQPSFIRPVSAELLGVHEMKIGPITLQVISGDITKEDTEVIVNISNSSFDSKTGVFKAIMDAAGSQVAQECALNAGQSQNGFITTQGGNLLCSKIIHLITNNQVKSQVSKVLHECEQRMYKSVAFPAIGTGQAGLSSAKVADEMLDAIVEFARQKSVQHLQAIKIVIFQTNMLTDFYESMKKREDSDTSTSESWLSMFKSFFWGRKQSSQKKKSLILEKKVNLVTFQICGESQEKVDATESWIKDLILREQFESTISDEAIENFDETQFAILENLQRGKQVTIEILNKLSPPQIKISGISRDVCSVSLQVQDMVHQIKSTEEEQSKAELLYNLVEWRYLGSHDSFVAFDKLTNMQLEYAKRAKKTHLNIKIRKKNYKVDLNTLKATDDQGKIKILQRVTKDEDMKSIELPKEWTDMQNEHIKVVELKPSHPEYTTVEKMFKTTCPNFNIEKIERIQNCILWQTYQLKKKFICKKNKNPNNEKLLFHGTAASSLRLINSYGFNRGYAGKNAAAIGDGTYFAVNACYSAQNTYSVPDANGKKYMYLARVLTGQYCAGSPGLKAPPPRSQTDPTDLYDSVVDNTLNPTMFVIFNDIQAYPQYLITFKY, from the exons ATGAGCAGCCTTCAAACAAAAG ATGATACAAAAGCTTTGAAGAAAGCTGGGAGTTTTGTCCCAAACAGTGAACTCCAGGAGGAGGTTGACTCTGCAGAGGCCTCACCTTTGGTGGTATTTGAGAACATAGAGAGATGCAGTCCAAGCTGCTTACAGATGCTGTTGGAGAACATCAGTGGCCTGACTGTAGATGCTGACTTTACTGTTGAACTGATACCTGAAAGAAATGTTGCTGTAGTtacatttataaaaaatattg ATACTAAGGAATTTGTCGAAAAATGTTCACAACACAAGAGAGTCAGAGAATTCAAAATGACTGCCTGGCTTCTTGAATCAACACAGAGCATCAAGGCTGAAAACCTACCAGGGAGCATTTCCAAAGACTACCTCACAGTGTACTTTGAGAGCGCACGGAACGGAGGGGGGCCCGTGTCAGATGTCCAGCTCTTCCCCGAGGAGAACTCAGCCATCATTACATTCTGTGACCACAAAG ATCTAACCACGATCTTGGAAAAGCAACATTTACTGGAACAGACGGTGATTTCTGTGCATCCATATTACCACTCCCTGGGAACAGCTCTCTATGGAGAAGAAAGACCAGCTGTCAAGATGCCAGACCCCATTGGGGTGCCACTAGACCCATATGTATGGCAGTTTTTACAAAGGCATGCCAATCTGACCCAAGACATAAACAAGGAGATGGCAGTTTGCCATTCTGAgctcaaatggcctcaagcaGACTGTGCAAACCCAGAAGTTACGTTGTGCCCATCACCATCTCTCTGCAAGCAGAAAAAGCCAATGGTTAAGTTGCTCAAGACATGGCAGCAAGATGCTTCCACTGAGTTCTTGCGTATCATGGCACGTTACATAGCTATAAAATGTAAAGTCAATTCATCAGGTtgggaagatgtgaaaaaaaGGTTGTTGAAGGATGCTGCTCTGATCATAACTGATATTTCTGAGGAGATGGTGGTGATTGCAGGCAACAGAGCAGCAGTGGACAGTGCAGAGAAAGAAGTGAGGCAATGCATGAAgcaaagtgaaagagaaaaacagaacatAGAAATTTCTGTGTCAGTGATCCCAGGGAAGTATGCTGTGCTGCACAATGCTGGGTTAGAAGAGAATATTCAGAAGGAATATCCATGCCTAAAGCTCTTTTATGATGACAAAAAAAAGACTGTTCAGTTGTGTGGATTACCTGCAGAAGTATATAAAATCAAAGCTGAGTTACTGGAAAAGGTATTGAGTATGCCATGTACATCAGTTACCATTGACCCCCATGTTTTGCACTATCTACAGTGTGtagataataaaaaaacatCAGATGAGTTATTCATTagagaaaaaattaacagtttttATGAACTTCAGGATGATACTGTGTTGCTATATGGAGATACTCACAAAGATCTTCTAGaagcagaaaagcaaataaaaatgggGTTAGAATACAAGTACATCAGTATGGAGGATGGTGACATCACTAAAAGGGATCAGTGGAGGAATCTTCTTCTCTCCGTGCTCAAGACATATAATTCTTCCCAGGAAATGGTCATCAATTGGCAATCtgttggaaaagaaaagaaaatgattATTGCTGGCTTTTCTAAGGCCGTAACAGAGGTTTATCAGAGACTTAATGATTTTGTAGATAGAAACACAATCATTGAAAAAGTAATCCCAGCTAATTCAGAGGTGATAGTGCAGTATGTAGAGAATGAGGAGTCCGGTGTTTGTGAAGAATTGGAGAAGAAAGGTGTGACAGTACATTTTGACACCAAGACACCATGTATTTCCCTGAGGGGACCAAGAGCAGAAGTCTCAGAAGCCTTCATCGTGTTTGAAAAAATTGTCTCATCCCTTTACTCAAAAAATGTGCCAATTGATAAACCAGGGGCAAAGGAGTTCTTCACTGAGAGGAAAGATTTATGTATTTTAGAGGCAAAGCAGAAATTTAGCTGCCTCATTAGGAttaaggaagaagaagaagaagaaaagggtgGAAAAGCTGGTGataaagtgaaaagaaaagTCTACTATGAAAAAAACCTGCCAGGTGGAATTGTGGTAGGAGTGTATAAAGGTAACTTGTGTGACTACCCTGTTGATGTTGTGGTGAATGCATCTAATGAAAAACTAAACCACATTGGTGGCCTGGCTGATGCACTGGCAAGAGCAGCTGGGCCAGTACTGCAGGAGGAGTgtgatgagctggtgaggaagctCGGGAGTTTGCAGGCCGGCTGCGCAGTGATCACGCGCGCCGGGAAACTGCCCTGCAAGAACGTCATTCACGCTGTCGGGCCCAGGTGGAGCGAGAAGGAATCACAAAAGTGCGTGTGGTTGTTGAAAAAGACAGTGAAAAAATGTTTACACCTAGCTGATATATACAATCATCGTTCCATAGCTCTGCCTGCTATAAGTGGAGGGATTTATGGCTTTCCACCACAGATCTGTGCGGATTCAATTGTATCCTCCATCAGGGAGACCTTGGAAGAATTCACGGAGGAGAGAAGCTTGAAGGAGGTCCATCTCGTGAGCAATTCAGAAGAAATTGTTCAGATTCTGAGGGAGACAGtaagaaaagtattttcaacTAAATCATTCTCCCCAAAATGgatgatgctgaaaaaaagccacaaggaaaatagaaaagggGATCTGAAGATGATTACAACAAATGAAGGACTTTGCATCCGagtggagaagaaaaatattcaggaaGCCGTG ACGGATGTTGTTGTCAACAGCGTTGGCACAGATCTGCAGTTTGGCGAGGGGCCTCTTTGCAAAGCCTTGCTGGAAAGAGCTGGGCCAGCTCTCAAAGATGAGTTTGACACCAAGAAACAAAGTCAGGCTGCTGGTCCTGGGAGTGTGGTCTGCACCAGTGGATGTGCTATGGCCTGCAAGTCCATCTTTCATGCCATACTACCAAAGTGGAGTGACGTACAGACAAACAAg GTCCTAGAAGATGCAATCAATTTCTGCttaaagaaaactgaagaacTTGGACTGAAATCAATCACTTTCCCAGCTATTGGGGCTGGAGGATTTGGATTTCCTAAACTCATTGTTTCTAAGTTAATGTTTGATGTGGTATTCAAGTTCAGTAGTAGTCACACTCGGAAGAATCTCCAGGAAGTTCATTTTCTCTTGTATCCACAAGATACTGATAACATTCAG gCTTTTACTGCTGAACTAGAACTTAGGGCAGATGGAAGTTGCAATGCcgcagcagcacagccaa GTTTCATTAGGCCTGTTTCTGCTGAACTATTGGGAGTTCATGAAATGAAGATTGGTCCCATCACACTCCAAGTAATTAGTGGTGATATTACCAAGGAAGATACAGAGGTTATTGTAAACATATCAAATTCATCATTTGATTCCAAAACAG GGGTCTTCAAAGCAATTATGGATGCTGCTGGTTCCCAGGTAGCACAGGAATGTGCTCTAAATG CTGGGCAGTCTCAAAATGGCTTTATTACTACACAGGGTGGGAACCTGTTGTGCAGTAAAATCATCCATTTGATTACCAATAATCAGGTGAAGAGTCAGGTCTCCAAAGTGCTTCATGAGTGTGAACAAAGGATGTACAAATCTGTTGCCTTCCCAGCTATTGGAACAG gTCAGGCAGGACTGAGTTCAGCCAAGGTAGCTGATGAAATGTTGGATGCCATAGTGGAATTTGCAAGACAAAAATCAGTACAGCATTTACAGGCAATTAAGATCGTGATCTTCCAGACAAATATGCTCACGGACTTCTATGAAAGcatgaagaaaagagaagattCAGATACATCCACATCAGAGTCGTGGTTATCTATGTTTAAAT CCTTTTTCTGGGGCAGAAAACAATCTTCTCAGAAGAAAAAGTCCCTGATTTTGGAGAAGAAAGTTAATTTAGTCACATTTCAAATTTGTGGAGAAAGCCAAGAAAAGGTGGATGCAACTGAGTCCTGGATAAAGGATTTAATTTTAAGGGAACAGTTTGAAAGCACTATTTCAGATGAGGCAATTGAAAATTTTGATGAGACGCAATTTGCCATTTTGGAAAATCTCCAGAGAGGAAAGCAAGTCACCATTGAGATTTTAAATAAGCTTTCTCCCCCTCAAATTAAAATTTCTGGTATTAGCAGGGATGTCTGTTCCGTTTCTCTACAAGTTCAAGATATGGTCCATCAAATTAAGTCTACTGAAGAAGAGCAATCCAAGGCAGAGCTTCTTTATAACCTGGTAGAATGGAGGTATCTAGGAAGCCACGATAGCTTTGTTGCTTTTGATAAACTGACAAATATGCAGCTGGAGTATGCCAAAAGGGCTAAAAAAACACATCTGAATATCAAAATTAGAAAGAAGAACTACAAGGTGGATCTGAATACTCTAAAGGCTACTGATGaccaaggaaaaattaaaatccttcaaCGTGTGACAAAGGATGAAG ATATGAAGTCAATAGAGCTCCCTAAGGAGTGGACAGACATGCAAAATGAACATATCAAAGTGGTGGAGCTCAAGCCATCACATCCTGAATATACAACAGTTGAGAAGATGTTTAAGACAACATGTCCCAATTTTAACATAGAGAAG ATTGAAAGAATACAAAATTGCATCCTCTGGCAGACATaccaattaaagaaaaaatttatctgtaaaaagaacaaaaatccaaataatGAGAAGTTGCTATTTCATGGGACAGCTGCATCCTCATTGAGGTTGATTAACTCCTATGGATTTAATCGTGGGTATGCTGGAAAGAATG CTGCAGCCATTGGAGATGGAACCTACTTTGCTGTCAATGCATGTTACTCTGCTCAGAATACTTATTCCGTTCCAGATGCGAATGGCAAAAAATACATGTACTTGGCTCGGGTCCTGACTGGGCAGtactgtgctgggagcccagggctAAAGGCTCCACCACCAAGGAGCCAAACAGATCCTACTGACCTGTACGACAGTGTGGTTGATAACACACTTAATCCAACAATGTTTGTCATATTTAATGACATTCAGGCATATCCACAATACCTTATTACTTTCAAATATTAG